One window of the Salvia miltiorrhiza cultivar Shanhuang (shh) chromosome 6, IMPLAD_Smil_shh, whole genome shotgun sequence genome contains the following:
- the LOC130989010 gene encoding uncharacterized protein LOC130989010 isoform X6 encodes MDASESPLSTSPSQPPSLSPQRHFYLAVDRLQFKMETLLGLLGMAGRRPCLPMIVCCSTRDELDAVCSNLSSLSSYVSYSDLSEVDRAEVLDKFRQATMTWNRLGRGEEAEREADQEQKSHIVVVTDACLPLPGTVEVPLCACMLINYGLPTKKVLGEQENAVVEGFCLMFGLSWLHEYRERRERFASLSSLSNTNEHAKI; translated from the exons ATGGATGCCTCTGAATCTCCTCTGTCCACCTCTCCCTCCCAGCCCCCATCTCTCAG CCCACAACGCCATTTCTACCTTGCTGTGGACAGACTCCAATTCAAGATG GAAACGCTTTTGGGGCTTCTAGGCATGGCCGGTAGGCGTCCTTGTCTTCCGATGATTGTATGCTGCAGCACTCGAGACGAGCTCGACGCAGTCTGCTCCAATCTCTCTAGCCTATCGTCTTATGTTTCC TACAGCGACCTTTCGGAAGTTGATAGAGCGGAGGTTTTGGATAAGTTTAGGCAGGCCACTATGACATGGAATAGGTTAGGAAGAGGGGAGGAAgctgagagagaggcagaccaGGAGCAAAAATCGCATATTGTCGTTGTTACTGATGCCTGTCTTCCGCTTCCTGGGACTGTTGAGGTGCCTCTTTGTGCTTGCATGTTGATAAACTATGGGCTTCCAACGAAGAAG GTACTAGGAGAACAAGAGAATGCCGTGGTGGAAGGATTTTGTTTGATGTTTGGCTTAAGTTGGCTTCATGAGTATCGAGAGCGAAGGGAGCGATTTGCTTCTCTATCATCACTTAGTAACACGAACGAACATGCCaagatataa
- the LOC130989010 gene encoding uncharacterized protein LOC130989010 isoform X7 codes for MDASESPLSTSPSQPPSLSPQRHFYLAVDRLQFKMETLLGLLGMAGRRPCLPMIVCCSTRDELDAVCSNLSSLSSYVSVSPLYSDLSEVDRAEVLDKFRQATMTWNRLGRGEEAEREADQEQKSHIVVVTDACLPLPGTVEVPLCACMLINYGLPTKKRNNVKSNAVAGPVFFEAYSSMRPI; via the exons ATGGATGCCTCTGAATCTCCTCTGTCCACCTCTCCCTCCCAGCCCCCATCTCTCAG CCCACAACGCCATTTCTACCTTGCTGTGGACAGACTCCAATTCAAGATG GAAACGCTTTTGGGGCTTCTAGGCATGGCCGGTAGGCGTCCTTGTCTTCCGATGATTGTATGCTGCAGCACTCGAGACGAGCTCGACGCAGTCTGCTCCAATCTCTCTAGCCTATCGTCTTATGTTTCCGTATCCCCGCTA TACAGCGACCTTTCGGAAGTTGATAGAGCGGAGGTTTTGGATAAGTTTAGGCAGGCCACTATGACATGGAATAGGTTAGGAAGAGGGGAGGAAgctgagagagaggcagaccaGGAGCAAAAATCGCATATTGTCGTTGTTACTGATGCCTGTCTTCCGCTTCCTGGGACTGTTGAGGTGCCTCTTTGTGCTTGCATGTTGATAAACTATGGGCTTCCAACGAAGAAG AGAAACAATGTGAAATCAAATGCGGTTGCTGGACCAGTATTCTTTGAAGCCTATTCTTCAAT GAGACCTATATGA
- the LOC130989010 gene encoding uncharacterized protein LOC130989010 isoform X2: MDASESPLSTSPSQPPSLSPQRHFYLAVDRLQFKMETLLGLLGMAGRRPCLPMIVCCSTRDELDAVCSNLSSLSSYVSVSPLYSDLSEVDRAEVLDKFRQATMTWNRLGRGEEAEREADQEQKSHIVVVTDACLPLPGTVEVPLCACMLINYGLPTKKETYMRRMTACLSADGIVISMVVGGEVVVLKNLEENSGLVIAEMPINSR; this comes from the exons ATGGATGCCTCTGAATCTCCTCTGTCCACCTCTCCCTCCCAGCCCCCATCTCTCAG CCCACAACGCCATTTCTACCTTGCTGTGGACAGACTCCAATTCAAGATG GAAACGCTTTTGGGGCTTCTAGGCATGGCCGGTAGGCGTCCTTGTCTTCCGATGATTGTATGCTGCAGCACTCGAGACGAGCTCGACGCAGTCTGCTCCAATCTCTCTAGCCTATCGTCTTATGTTTCCGTATCCCCGCTA TACAGCGACCTTTCGGAAGTTGATAGAGCGGAGGTTTTGGATAAGTTTAGGCAGGCCACTATGACATGGAATAGGTTAGGAAGAGGGGAGGAAgctgagagagaggcagaccaGGAGCAAAAATCGCATATTGTCGTTGTTACTGATGCCTGTCTTCCGCTTCCTGGGACTGTTGAGGTGCCTCTTTGTGCTTGCATGTTGATAAACTATGGGCTTCCAACGAAGAAG GAGACCTATATGAGGCGCATGACAGCTTGTTTGTCAGCAG ATGGAATAGTTATTAGCATGGTTGTTGGAGGAGAAGTGGTGGTTCTTAAAAACCTTGAAGAGAACAGTGGCCTTGTCATAGCTGAAATGCCTATAAAT AGCAGATGA
- the LOC130989010 gene encoding uncharacterized protein LOC130989010 isoform X4, giving the protein MDASESPLSTSPSQPPSLSPQRHFYLAVDRLQFKMETLLGLLGMAGRRPCLPMIVCCSTRDELDAVCSNLSSLSSYVSVSPLYSDLSEVDRAEVLDKFRQATMTWNRLGRGEEAEREADQEQKSHIVVVTDACLPLPGTVEVPLCACMLINYGLPTKKVLGEQENAVVEGFCLMFGLSWLHEYRERRERFASLSSLSNTNEHAKI; this is encoded by the exons ATGGATGCCTCTGAATCTCCTCTGTCCACCTCTCCCTCCCAGCCCCCATCTCTCAG CCCACAACGCCATTTCTACCTTGCTGTGGACAGACTCCAATTCAAGATG GAAACGCTTTTGGGGCTTCTAGGCATGGCCGGTAGGCGTCCTTGTCTTCCGATGATTGTATGCTGCAGCACTCGAGACGAGCTCGACGCAGTCTGCTCCAATCTCTCTAGCCTATCGTCTTATGTTTCCGTATCCCCGCTA TACAGCGACCTTTCGGAAGTTGATAGAGCGGAGGTTTTGGATAAGTTTAGGCAGGCCACTATGACATGGAATAGGTTAGGAAGAGGGGAGGAAgctgagagagaggcagaccaGGAGCAAAAATCGCATATTGTCGTTGTTACTGATGCCTGTCTTCCGCTTCCTGGGACTGTTGAGGTGCCTCTTTGTGCTTGCATGTTGATAAACTATGGGCTTCCAACGAAGAAG GTACTAGGAGAACAAGAGAATGCCGTGGTGGAAGGATTTTGTTTGATGTTTGGCTTAAGTTGGCTTCATGAGTATCGAGAGCGAAGGGAGCGATTTGCTTCTCTATCATCACTTAGTAACACGAACGAACATGCCaagatataa
- the LOC130989010 gene encoding uncharacterized protein LOC130989010 isoform X1 has product MDASESPLSTSPSQPPSLSPQRHFYLAVDRLQFKMETLLGLLGMAGRRPCLPMIVCCSTRDELDAVCSNLSSLSSYVSVSPLYSDLSEVDRAEVLDKFRQATMTWNRLGRGEEAEREADQEQKSHIVVVTDACLPLPGTVEVPLCACMLINYGLPTKKETYMRRMTACLSADGIVISMVVGGEVVVLKNLEENSGLVIAEMPINIFEMI; this is encoded by the exons ATGGATGCCTCTGAATCTCCTCTGTCCACCTCTCCCTCCCAGCCCCCATCTCTCAG CCCACAACGCCATTTCTACCTTGCTGTGGACAGACTCCAATTCAAGATG GAAACGCTTTTGGGGCTTCTAGGCATGGCCGGTAGGCGTCCTTGTCTTCCGATGATTGTATGCTGCAGCACTCGAGACGAGCTCGACGCAGTCTGCTCCAATCTCTCTAGCCTATCGTCTTATGTTTCCGTATCCCCGCTA TACAGCGACCTTTCGGAAGTTGATAGAGCGGAGGTTTTGGATAAGTTTAGGCAGGCCACTATGACATGGAATAGGTTAGGAAGAGGGGAGGAAgctgagagagaggcagaccaGGAGCAAAAATCGCATATTGTCGTTGTTACTGATGCCTGTCTTCCGCTTCCTGGGACTGTTGAGGTGCCTCTTTGTGCTTGCATGTTGATAAACTATGGGCTTCCAACGAAGAAG GAGACCTATATGAGGCGCATGACAGCTTGTTTGTCAGCAG ATGGAATAGTTATTAGCATGGTTGTTGGAGGAGAAGTGGTGGTTCTTAAAAACCTTGAAGAGAACAGTGGCCTTGTCATAGCTGAAATGCCTATAAAT ATCTTTGAGATGATTTGA
- the LOC130989010 gene encoding uncharacterized protein LOC130989010 isoform X5, translating to MDASESPLSTSPSQPPSLSPQRHFYLAVDRLQFKMETLLGLLGMAGRRPCLPMIVCCSTRDELDAVCSNLSSLSSYVSYSDLSEVDRAEVLDKFRQATMTWNRLGRGEEAEREADQEQKSHIVVVTDACLPLPGTVEVPLCACMLINYGLPTKKETYMRRMTACLSADGIVISMVVGGEVVVLKNLEENSGLVIAEMPINMERW from the exons ATGGATGCCTCTGAATCTCCTCTGTCCACCTCTCCCTCCCAGCCCCCATCTCTCAG CCCACAACGCCATTTCTACCTTGCTGTGGACAGACTCCAATTCAAGATG GAAACGCTTTTGGGGCTTCTAGGCATGGCCGGTAGGCGTCCTTGTCTTCCGATGATTGTATGCTGCAGCACTCGAGACGAGCTCGACGCAGTCTGCTCCAATCTCTCTAGCCTATCGTCTTATGTTTCC TACAGCGACCTTTCGGAAGTTGATAGAGCGGAGGTTTTGGATAAGTTTAGGCAGGCCACTATGACATGGAATAGGTTAGGAAGAGGGGAGGAAgctgagagagaggcagaccaGGAGCAAAAATCGCATATTGTCGTTGTTACTGATGCCTGTCTTCCGCTTCCTGGGACTGTTGAGGTGCCTCTTTGTGCTTGCATGTTGATAAACTATGGGCTTCCAACGAAGAAG GAGACCTATATGAGGCGCATGACAGCTTGTTTGTCAGCAG ATGGAATAGTTATTAGCATGGTTGTTGGAGGAGAAGTGGTGGTTCTTAAAAACCTTGAAGAGAACAGTGGCCTTGTCATAGCTGAAATGCCTATAAAT ATGGAGAGATGGTAG
- the LOC130989010 gene encoding uncharacterized protein LOC130989010 isoform X3: protein MDASESPLSTSPSQPPSLSPQRHFYLAVDRLQFKMETLLGLLGMAGRRPCLPMIVCCSTRDELDAVCSNLSSLSSYVSYSDLSEVDRAEVLDKFRQATMTWNRLGRGEEAEREADQEQKSHIVVVTDACLPLPGTVEVPLCACMLINYGLPTKKETYMRRMTACLSADGIVISMVVGGEVVVLKNLEENSGLVIAEMPINIFEMI, encoded by the exons ATGGATGCCTCTGAATCTCCTCTGTCCACCTCTCCCTCCCAGCCCCCATCTCTCAG CCCACAACGCCATTTCTACCTTGCTGTGGACAGACTCCAATTCAAGATG GAAACGCTTTTGGGGCTTCTAGGCATGGCCGGTAGGCGTCCTTGTCTTCCGATGATTGTATGCTGCAGCACTCGAGACGAGCTCGACGCAGTCTGCTCCAATCTCTCTAGCCTATCGTCTTATGTTTCC TACAGCGACCTTTCGGAAGTTGATAGAGCGGAGGTTTTGGATAAGTTTAGGCAGGCCACTATGACATGGAATAGGTTAGGAAGAGGGGAGGAAgctgagagagaggcagaccaGGAGCAAAAATCGCATATTGTCGTTGTTACTGATGCCTGTCTTCCGCTTCCTGGGACTGTTGAGGTGCCTCTTTGTGCTTGCATGTTGATAAACTATGGGCTTCCAACGAAGAAG GAGACCTATATGAGGCGCATGACAGCTTGTTTGTCAGCAG ATGGAATAGTTATTAGCATGGTTGTTGGAGGAGAAGTGGTGGTTCTTAAAAACCTTGAAGAGAACAGTGGCCTTGTCATAGCTGAAATGCCTATAAAT ATCTTTGAGATGATTTGA